GATCTTCATGAAGCGCACGATCCGTTCCTCCGGCCTCGTGGTCATGCCCAAGGCCGGCCACACCGTGAACCTCGAGGACCCCGACGCGTTCAACCGGGCCGTCCTCGATTTCCTGACGGCGGTGGACGCTGGGCGCTGGCCCCTGCGCAACCCGGCGTCGGTCAGCGCGTCCGCGATCCTGCCGCCAGAACCCGCGAACCCTCAACCCATGAGACAGGGAGCGCCGTCACGATGAGCCTGCCCCTCGAGCCCTACACCGTCATCGACCTCACCCGCGCCCGGTCCGGCCCGACCTGTGTCCGCCAGCTGGCCGACATGGGCGCCCAGGTGATCCAGATCTCGGCCCGCGAGGACACCGAGGGCGACTTCGTCCGGCGCGGCTTCGACTCGCTGAACCTCCACCGCAACAAGCGCTCGCTGACGCTCGACCTCAAGTCGCCGCGCGGGATCGACATCATCAAGCGCCTCGTCGCCAAGGCCGACGTGGTCGTCGAGAACTTCCGCCCCGACGTCAAGCACCGGC
The Candidatus Methylomirabilota bacterium DNA segment above includes these coding regions:
- a CDS encoding alpha/beta hydrolase, whose amino-acid sequence is DKDPAGWQEFYDMFCAQSATGHALTMRGVQMSRPSVYELEAGMERMTVPTLIMTGDEDEPCLEPAIFMKRTIRSSGLVVMPKAGHTVNLEDPDAFNRAVLDFLTAVDAGRWPLRNPASVSASAILPPEPANPQPMRQGAPSR